The Streptomyces puniciscabiei genomic interval AGCGACAGCAGATACAGCCCGACGATCATCAGCGCACCGCCGACGATCGGGAAGACCTTGTAGCGGCCGCTGTTGGTGGTGACCCGGCCCGCGACCATCGAGGTCACGAGCATCGCGCCGAGCATGGGCAGGAGCAGCAGACCGGAGTTGGTCGCCGAGGCGCCCTGCACCGACTGCTGGTAGAGCGGCAGGTAGAGCGTGGCGCCGAACATCACGAAGCCCGTGATGAAGCCGATGACGGACATCAGGGTGAAGTTGCGGCTGGCGAACATGTGCATCGGCACCACCGGCTCGGCGGCCCTGAACTGCCAGAACACGAACCCGATCAGCGCGGCGACGCCGATGCCGATCAGCTCCATGATCCGCGCGGAGGTCCAGGCGTACTCGGAGCCGCCCCAGGTGGTGACCAGCACGATCGAGGTGATGCCGACGGTCAGCAGCAGGACACCCCAGTAGTCGATGCGCGCCTGCGACCGCTTCTTGGGCAGATGCAGCACGGCGCTGACCAGGGCCAGGGCCACGGCGCCGAGCGGCAGGTTGATGTAGAAGGACCAGCGCCAGCCCCAGTTGTCGGTGATGGTGCCGCCGACCAGCGGGCCGCCGATCATCGCCAGCGCCATGACGCCGGCCATCATGCCGGTGTACTTGCCGCGCTCCCGCGGCGGTATCAGATCGCCGATGATCGCCATGACGCCGACCATCAGACCGCCGGCGCCCAGACCCTGTACGGCCCGGAAGCCGATGAGCTCGCCCATGTTCTGGGCCATGCCGCTGAGTGCCGAACCGATCAGGAAGAGCACGATCGAGGCGAGGAACGAGCCCTTGCGCCCGTACATGTCGCCGAGCTTGCCCCAGATCGGGGTGGAGGCCGCGGTGGCCAGGGTGTAGCCGGTGACCACCCAGGACAGGTGCTCCAGGCCGCCCAGTTCGCCCACGATCGTCGGCATCGCCGTACCCACGATCATGTTGTCGAGCATCGCGAGCATCATCGCGATCATGAGCGCGAGCAGGACGACCCGCACGCTCCTGGGCCGTTTGCCCTCCGGTTTGCTTTTCATGACGCTTTCGACCGTGTCCGCCATCTCTTCCCATTCCCCCTACGACGGCTACTTACTTGCCGCCCGGCTAGTTCACTACACTGGGGAAGGTAGACCCGTCACTAGCCGGGCGTCAAGTAAGTTTCGGCGGGAGCGCAAGGAGTACGAGGATGGGCGTCACCATGGACGGCACCAAGCATCAGCGCCGCGGCAACACCCGCCAGCGCATCCAGGACGTCGCGCTCGAACTCTTCGCGGAGCAGGGCTACGAGAAGACCTCCCTGCGCGAGATCGCCGAGCGTCTCGACGTCACGAAGGCGGCCCTGTACTACCACTTCAAGACGAAGGAAGAGATCATCGTCAGCCTCTTCGAGGACCTGACGAAACCGATCGAGGACCTGATCGAGTGGGGCCGCAGCCAGCCGCACACCCTGGAGACCAAGCAAGAGGTGGTACGGCGCTACAGCCGTGTGCTCGCCGACGCCGAACCCCTCTTCCGCTTCATGCACGACAACCAGGGCACAGTCCGGGACCTGCGCATCGGTGACACCTTCAAGGACCGGATGCGTGATCTGCGGGACATCCTGATCGATCCGAAGGCCGAACTCGTCGACCAGGTGCGCTCGGTCAGCGCGTTGTTCACCCTGCACGCCGGGATGTTCCTGATGCAGGACCTCGAAGGCGACTTCGTCACGAAGCGCACGGCGGTCCTCGACGTGGCCCTGGACCTGATCACCCAGGCCCACGAACACGCCCGCCGGCAGGACTGACCCAGTCGGCGCCACACAATGTGACGCACGCCTCTGGCCACCTACCGTTCAGTAACCCTACGGTTCCCCTCGCGCCATCCTCGCCTCAGATCATGCCCCTGACATTTCAGGACGCGTACGGACGTGAGAGGACCCCCACCGATGACCAGACGCCCCTGGGCGCGCCGTATATCCGCCACCGCCGTCTCCGTGGCCGCCCTGGCCGCGATGGCCGCCCCCGCCCACGCGGCGGACGACACGGCGGCCACCGGCAGCTCCGCCACCAAGGTCGACTACGCCACCTGGCAGAAGGACTGCCAGGCCGTGATGGACCAGGCCCTGCCGTATCTGAAGGAGCGGATCGCCGACGCCGCACCGGGCGAGAAGCAGGCCATCGTCTTCGACATCGACAACACCACGCTGGAGACCGACTTCGGCTTCAGCTACCCCCAGCCGGCCAACAAGCCCGTCCTGGACGTCGCGAAGTACGCCCAGCAGCACGGCGTCTCGCTGTTCTTCGTCACGGCCCGCCCGGGCATCATCTACCTGCCCACCGAGTACAACCTCGAACACGACGGCTACGACGTCTCCGGCCTCTATGTGCGCGGCTTGTTCGACCTCTTCAAGGACGTCGCCGCCTACAAGACCGCCCAGCGCGTCGACATCGAGAACAGGGGCTACACCATCATCGCGAACATCGGCAACAGCGCCACCGACCTGTCCGGCGGCCACGCCGAGAAGACCTTCAAACTGCCGGACTACAACGGGCAGTTGTCGTAGGCCACAGCCCTCGCGGGCATGCGAAGGGGCCGGTGCTCACAGCACCGGCCCCTTCAACTCGGCCCATCGGCCGGAGGCTTACGCCTCCTTGCTCAGGTTCGGCCCGGCACCGCCGGCCGCCTGCTCGATCGGCGGGACGTCGGGCAGCGCCGACTTCTCCTCACCGCGGAAGGTGAAGGTCTGGGTCTCGCCCTCGCCCTCGGTGTCCACGACCACGATGTGACCGGGACGCAGCTCGCCGAAGAGGATCTTCTCCGAGAGCGTGTCCTCGACCTCGCGCTGGATCGTGCGGCGCAGCGGACGCGCGCCCAGCACCGGGTCGTAACCCTTCTTGGCCAGCAGCTCCTTGGCGGACTGGGAGAGCTCGATGCCCATGTCCCGGTCCTTCAGGCGCTCGTCCACCTTGCTGATCATCAGGTCGACGATCCGCAGGATGTCCGCCTGCGTCAGCTGCGGGAAGACCACCACGTCGTCGACGCGGTTGAGGAACTCGGGGCGGAAGTGCTGCTTGAGCTCGTCCGACACCTTGTTCTTCATGCGCTCGTAGTTGGTCTTCGTGTCGCCCGCGGCGGCGAAGCCCAGGTTGAAGCCCTTGGAGATGTCCCGGGTGCCGAGGTTGGTCGTCATGATGATGACCGTGTTCTTGAAGTCCACGACCCGGCCCTGGGAGTCGGTCAGGCGACCGTCCTCCAGGATCTGCAGCAGCGAGTTGAAGATGTCCGGGTGGGCCTTCTCGACCTCGTCGAAGAGGACGACGGAGAACGGCTTGCGGCGGACCTTCTCGGTCAGCTGGCCGCCCTCTTCGTAGCCCACGTAGCCGGGGGGCGAACCGAAGAGACGCGACACCGTGTGCTTCTCGCTGAACTCCGACATGTCGAGGGAGATCAGCGCGTCCTCGTCACCGAAGAGGAACTCGGCGAGCGCCTTGGACAGCTCGGTCTTACCGACACCGGACGGGCCGGCGAAGATGAACGAACCACCCGGACGCTTCGGGTCCTTCAGGCCCGCGCGCGTACGGCGGATCGCCTTCGACAGCGCCTTGACGGCGTCGTTCTGGCCGATGACCCGCTTGTGCAGCTCCTCCTCCATGCGGAGCAGGCGGCTGGACTCCTCCTCGGTCAGCTTGAAGACCGGGATGCCGGTGGCCGTGGCGAGGACCTCGGCGATCAGCTCGCCGTCGACCTCCGCGACGACGTCCATGTCGCCGGCCTTCCACTCCTTCTCCCGCTTGGCCTTGGCGGCCAGGAGCTGCTTCTCCTTGTCGCGCAGGGAGGCGGCCTTCTCGAAGTCCTGCGAGTCGATCGCGGACTCCTTGTCCCGGCGGACGGCGGCGATCTTCTCGTCGAACTCGCGCAGGTCCGGCGGAGCGGTCATCCGGCGGATGCGCATCCGGGAACCGGCCTCGTCGATCAGGTCGATCGCCTTGTCCGGCAGGAAGCGGTCGGAGATGTACCGGTCGGCCAGGGTGGCCGCCTGGACCAGGGCCTCGTCCGTGATGGAGACGCGGTGGTGCGCCTCGTACCGGTCGCGCAGGCCCTTGAGGATCTCGATCGTGTGCGGCAGGGACGGCTCGGCGACCTGGATGGGCTGGAAGCGGCGCTCCAGGGCCGCGTCCTTCTCCAGGTGCTTGCGGTACTCGTCCAGGGTGGTCGCACCGATGGTCTGCAGCTCACCGCGGGCCAGCATCGGCTTCAGGATGGAAGCCGCGTCGATGGCGCCCTCGGCGGCACCCGCACCGACCAGCGTGTGCAGCTCGTCGATGAACAGGATGATGTCGCCGCGGGTGCGGATCTCCTTGAGCACCTTCTTCAGGCGCTCCTCGAAGTCACCGCGGTAGCGGGAGCCGGCGACCAGGGCGCCGAGGTCCAGGGTGTAGAGGTGCTTGTCCTTGAGGGTCTCGGGCACCTCGCCCTTGACGATGGCCTGGGCGAGGCCCTCGACGACGGCGGTCTTGCCGACGCCGGGCTCACCGATCAGCACCGGGTTGTTCTTGGTACGGCGGGACAGCACCTGCATGACCCGCTCGATCTCCTTCTCGCGCCCGATGACCGGGTCGAG includes:
- a CDS encoding MDR family MFS transporter, coding for MKSKPEGKRPRSVRVVLLALMIAMMLAMLDNMIVGTAMPTIVGELGGLEHLSWVVTGYTLATAASTPIWGKLGDMYGRKGSFLASIVLFLIGSALSGMAQNMGELIGFRAVQGLGAGGLMVGVMAIIGDLIPPRERGKYTGMMAGVMALAMIGGPLVGGTITDNWGWRWSFYINLPLGAVALALVSAVLHLPKKRSQARIDYWGVLLLTVGITSIVLVTTWGGSEYAWTSARIMELIGIGVAALIGFVFWQFRAAEPVVPMHMFASRNFTLMSVIGFITGFVMFGATLYLPLYQQSVQGASATNSGLLLLPMLGAMLVTSMVAGRVTTNSGRYKVFPIVGGALMIVGLYLLSLMDTGTTRLTSGIYMAVLGLGMGCLMQITMLVAQNSVEMKDMGVASSSTTLFRTLGSSFGVAIMGALFNDRVKHVMAERAGALGKGVTEKSAQLDAKSLAKLPAVAREAYQHAVSAGTHSAFLLGAGVAVIVLIAALFVKEVPLKSGKPSAESGDEVAPVQVVEAV
- a CDS encoding TetR/AcrR family transcriptional regulator; the encoded protein is MGVTMDGTKHQRRGNTRQRIQDVALELFAEQGYEKTSLREIAERLDVTKAALYYHFKTKEEIIVSLFEDLTKPIEDLIEWGRSQPHTLETKQEVVRRYSRVLADAEPLFRFMHDNQGTVRDLRIGDTFKDRMRDLRDILIDPKAELVDQVRSVSALFTLHAGMFLMQDLEGDFVTKRTAVLDVALDLITQAHEHARRQD
- a CDS encoding HAD family acid phosphatase, producing the protein MTRRPWARRISATAVSVAALAAMAAPAHAADDTAATGSSATKVDYATWQKDCQAVMDQALPYLKERIADAAPGEKQAIVFDIDNTTLETDFGFSYPQPANKPVLDVAKYAQQHGVSLFFVTARPGIIYLPTEYNLEHDGYDVSGLYVRGLFDLFKDVAAYKTAQRVDIENRGYTIIANIGNSATDLSGGHAEKTFKLPDYNGQLS
- a CDS encoding ATP-dependent Clp protease ATP-binding subunit; its protein translation is MFERFTDRARRVVVLAQEEARMLNHNYIGTEHILLGLIHEGEGVAAKALESLGISLEAVRQQVEEIIGQGQQAPSGHIPFTPRAKKVLELSLREALQLGHNYIGTEHILLGLIREGEGVAAQVLVKLGADLNRVRQQVIQLLSGYQGKETATAGGPAEGTPSTSLVLDQFGRNLTQAARESKLDPVIGREKEIERVMQVLSRRTKNNPVLIGEPGVGKTAVVEGLAQAIVKGEVPETLKDKHLYTLDLGALVAGSRYRGDFEERLKKVLKEIRTRGDIILFIDELHTLVGAGAAEGAIDAASILKPMLARGELQTIGATTLDEYRKHLEKDAALERRFQPIQVAEPSLPHTIEILKGLRDRYEAHHRVSITDEALVQAATLADRYISDRFLPDKAIDLIDEAGSRMRIRRMTAPPDLREFDEKIAAVRRDKESAIDSQDFEKAASLRDKEKQLLAAKAKREKEWKAGDMDVVAEVDGELIAEVLATATGIPVFKLTEEESSRLLRMEEELHKRVIGQNDAVKALSKAIRRTRAGLKDPKRPGGSFIFAGPSGVGKTELSKALAEFLFGDEDALISLDMSEFSEKHTVSRLFGSPPGYVGYEEGGQLTEKVRRKPFSVVLFDEVEKAHPDIFNSLLQILEDGRLTDSQGRVVDFKNTVIIMTTNLGTRDISKGFNLGFAAAGDTKTNYERMKNKVSDELKQHFRPEFLNRVDDVVVFPQLTQADILRIVDLMISKVDERLKDRDMGIELSQSAKELLAKKGYDPVLGARPLRRTIQREVEDTLSEKILFGELRPGHIVVVDTEGEGETQTFTFRGEEKSALPDVPPIEQAAGGAGPNLSKEA